The Populus trichocarpa isolate Nisqually-1 chromosome 2, P.trichocarpa_v4.1, whole genome shotgun sequence genome has a window encoding:
- the LOC7471959 gene encoding uncharacterized protein At1g03900-like isoform X1 yields the protein MSFEEDDESFEHTLLVVREVSVYKIPPRSTSGGYKCGEWLQSDKIWSGRLRVVSCKERCEIRLEDPNSGELFAACFFNPGQRENSVETVLDSSRYFVLKIEDGGGKHAFVGLGFTERNEAFDFNVALSDHEKYVRRENEKESGETSESDAHIDIHPAVNHRLKEGETIRINVKPKPTSGAGMLSAAGLSGSATGKPKTLVIAPPPTGAGKPRSPLPPPPNDPAAARKSAVNNVGIGLKAPPRECTPRSTDSLSDLSPLEFPCCPASAEKSSFNNNRINQDSCIGMGCILTVLGIY from the exons ATGTCATTCGAGGAAGACGACGAGTCGTTCGAGCACACACTTTTGGTGGTTCGCGAAGTCTCGGTCTACAAAATCCCTCCTCGCTCCACTTCCGGCGGCTACAAATGCGGAGAATGGTTACAATCCGACAAGATCTGGTCTGGACGGCTTCGAGTCGTGTCCTGCAAAGAACGGTGCGAGATCCGATTAGAAGATCCGAACTCTGGTGAGCTATTTGCTGCTTGTTTCTTTAACCCTGGACAGCGGGAGAACTCCGTCGAGACAGTCCTCGACTCGTCCCGATATTTCGTACTTAAAATAGAGGACGGGGGAGGCAAGCACGCGTTTGTTGGTCTAGGGTTTACTGAGAGAAATGAAGCGTTTGATTTTAATGTGGCGTTATCGGATCACGAGAAGTATGTCAGACGAGAAAATGAGAAAGAGAGTGGCGAGACGAGTGAGAGTGACGCTCACATTGATATCCATCCTGCTGTTAATCACAGATTAAAG gAAGGGGAAACTATAAGAATTAATGTGAAGCCTAAGCCAACGAGTGGAGCTGGAATGCTATCAGCTGCAGGGCTGTCTGGTTCGGCAACTGGAAAGCCTAAAACTTTAGTCATTGCCCCACCTCCAACTGGGGCGGGGAAACCAAGGTCCCCACTTCCACCGCCTCCCAATGATCCGGCTGCTGCTCGAAAGTCGGCTGTGAATAATGTTGGCATTGGTCTAAAAGCACCACCCAGGGAATGTACACCGCGATCTACTGATTCTTTATCGGACCTGTCTCCACTTGAG TTCCCTTGCTGTCCTGCATCTGCAGAGAAATCTTCCTTCAACAACAACAGGATCAACCAAGACAGCTGCATCGGGATGGGCTGCATTCTAACTGTGTTGGGGATTTATTGA
- the LOC7471959 gene encoding uncharacterized protein At1g03900-like isoform X2 — MSFEEDDESFEHTLLVVREVSVYKIPPRSTSGGYKCGEWLQSDKIWSGRLRVVSCKERCEIRLEDPNSGELFAACFFNPGQRENSVETVLDSSRYFVLKIEDGGGKHAFVGLGFTERNEAFDFNVALSDHEKYVRRENEKESGETSESDAHIDIHPAVNHRLKEGETIRINVKPKPTSGAGMLSAAGLSGSATGKPKTLVIAPPPTGAGKPRSPLPPPPNDPAAARKSAVNNVGIGLKAPPRECTPRSTDSLSDLSPLERNLPSTTTGSTKTAASGWAAF, encoded by the exons ATGTCATTCGAGGAAGACGACGAGTCGTTCGAGCACACACTTTTGGTGGTTCGCGAAGTCTCGGTCTACAAAATCCCTCCTCGCTCCACTTCCGGCGGCTACAAATGCGGAGAATGGTTACAATCCGACAAGATCTGGTCTGGACGGCTTCGAGTCGTGTCCTGCAAAGAACGGTGCGAGATCCGATTAGAAGATCCGAACTCTGGTGAGCTATTTGCTGCTTGTTTCTTTAACCCTGGACAGCGGGAGAACTCCGTCGAGACAGTCCTCGACTCGTCCCGATATTTCGTACTTAAAATAGAGGACGGGGGAGGCAAGCACGCGTTTGTTGGTCTAGGGTTTACTGAGAGAAATGAAGCGTTTGATTTTAATGTGGCGTTATCGGATCACGAGAAGTATGTCAGACGAGAAAATGAGAAAGAGAGTGGCGAGACGAGTGAGAGTGACGCTCACATTGATATCCATCCTGCTGTTAATCACAGATTAAAG gAAGGGGAAACTATAAGAATTAATGTGAAGCCTAAGCCAACGAGTGGAGCTGGAATGCTATCAGCTGCAGGGCTGTCTGGTTCGGCAACTGGAAAGCCTAAAACTTTAGTCATTGCCCCACCTCCAACTGGGGCGGGGAAACCAAGGTCCCCACTTCCACCGCCTCCCAATGATCCGGCTGCTGCTCGAAAGTCGGCTGTGAATAATGTTGGCATTGGTCTAAAAGCACCACCCAGGGAATGTACACCGCGATCTACTGATTCTTTATCGGACCTGTCTCCACTTGAG AGAAATCTTCCTTCAACAACAACAGGATCAACCAAGACAGCTGCATCGGGATGGGCTGCATTCTAA
- the LOC7471960 gene encoding H/ACA ribonucleoprotein complex subunit 3-like protein, producing MYLQFYINDNGDKVYTTKKESPLGLPTQSAHPARFSPDDKYSRQRVLLKKRFGLLPTQQSPLKY from the exons ATGTATCTTCAGTTTTACATAAACGATAATGGTGACAAAGTCTACACTACCAAG aAAGAATCACCATTGGGCTTGCCCACTCAATCTGCTCACCCAG CCCGCTTCTCCCCCGATGACAAATATTCAAGGCAAAGAGTTCTCTTAAAGAAGCGGTTTGGATTGTTGCCAACCCAACAGTCACCTCTGAAGTACTGA